The Flammeovirga yaeyamensis genome segment TAAATACAAGCTTGCACAAAAAATGAGGGAGAAGAGGATGATTGCAAATATGGATGTGTACAAATAGTATTTCCTCAACCCATTTTTATTGATGTAAACAAGGGCATTATAGTAATGCTTCATGCTTAAAGAAGCAGCTTTGAAATAGGATAGTTTAGTATTCATGTTAATCTTCTTTTTCTTGGAATATCAAGTCATCGATATCTTCAAGTAGTTCTTTTACTTGAGGATAAAGACTTTCTCTCACCAAGAATTCAATATGACATAATTCATCAAAAAATTGTTGACCAAAATCGAGATCAAATTTCTTCGCCACTTTCATCACATCGTTCATCTGTGGATAAGCAAATGTGATTTTAATGGTGCGTTGAACAAACTTTTCTTCGATTTCAGCAAGCTGCAATGCTTCTGCAGCCGATGTTTTATAGGCATTAATCAAGCCAGGGACACCTAATTTGGTGCCACCAAAATAACGAACCACCACCACTAAAGTATCCGTGAGGTTCATCGACATAATTTGCCCTAAGATAGGTAAACCTGCAGATCCAGAAGGTTCCCCATCGTCGTTGGCTCTATACTTGGCTTTATCAGGACCTAAAATGTAGGCATAACACCAGTGTCGAGCATCATAATATTCTTTTCTGTAAGCTTTCGCAATCTCTTTCGCTTTCTCTTCTGTCGTCACATGATGAGCTAAAGCGATAAACTTACTTCCTTTATCTTTAAATAGACCTTCACTTGTACCTTTTAAGGTAAGGTATGCATCTTCCATAATCTCTACTCCCCAAAGTGATCTAATACATGATTAATTGCCTCTTGCATCTCTGGTGATAATTGTTGCTCCTCCCAAGGATGCTTGGTGTTGAATGTATGAGATCCTCCTTTAATAACTATATCTTTGATATTCGGTTGAAGCTGTTTTAAATAATGCAATGATTGAAGAGGTACTGTCTCGTCTTCATCACCATGTATACACATCACAGGGATATTTAGCTTTTTGATGTTCAAGGCAATATCTAAACGTCCCTCATTGGCGTAATAATCTTCTGCTACTTGATAATACAATGGCAATTGTTCTTGTGTTCTACCGTTTAAAACATAAGTTACACCATTTTCCTTCCACTCCTTCATCGTTTCCTCGTTGAAACTATCTACTCTTGGAATAGAAGCTAATGTAGCTACTTTCTTAATGCGACTATCTTCAGCAGCTTTTAATAGAACAACACCTCCGCCACGGCTGTGGCCGATAATATTGATTTTATCTAAGTCGATATGATTCAAAGGACACTCTTCTGAGTGCAACCAATCGATCATCATACCGATATCATCTAATTCTTTTGAAAAGTTATTCTGTGCAAAAGCTTCTTTATCCACCACTTCAAAAGGCATGTCTAAAGTGGTGCCATTGCTATGAAAGTTCATCTTGATGCAGCAATAACCGGCATCAGCAAATTGATCGGCGATCATATCAAATGCTCCCCAATCTTTAAAACCTTTAAAACCATGGATAAATAAAACCAAAGGTAGTTTACCTTCTTTAGACCATCTTGCATCTGCAAGGAATCGTTTGCCCTCTTCTTTAGCTTTTAGAATAAATTCAATCTTCTTCATAACCTAAAATTACCAAATTCCATTTAGATACCCTTCGTCTTGGCGTTTTTTGTAGACCATAAATGAAAAACAAAGTCAAATAAAAAAGGCAACAATACGAATATTGTTGCCTCAATGTATATCAAATAGAAGTAGATTATGCTTCTGCCTCTACTTCGTCTTTCTCTACTCTAAGGTTGTTGATAATGAATTTCTGACGATCCATTGTATTTTTACCCATATAGTACGACAGTAAATCTTTGATATTACTGTCCTCACTAAGGATCACAGGATCAAGACGGATATCATCACCAATAAAACCACCGAATTCGTCAGGAGAAATCTCACCCAATCCCTTAAATCGAGTGATTTCTGGCTTACTGCCTAATTCACTTACTGCTTTTTGTTTCTCTTCTTCAGAGTAACAGTAAATCGTTTTCTTCTTGTTTCTAACTCTAAATAGAGGAGTTTCCAAGATATAGATATGTCCTTTTTCTACAAGATCAGGGAAGAACTGAAGGAAGAATGTTAAGATCAATAGACGGATGTGCATACCATCGACATCGGCATCGGTAGCGATAACGATTCTATTGTATCTTAATCCATCAATTCCGTCCTCAATGTTCAAGGCATGTTGGAGGAGGTTGAATTCTTCGTTTTCGTAAACGACCTTCTTCGTTAATCCGAAAGAGTTTAACGGTTTACCTCTCAAACTAAATACGGCCTGACTCTGAACATTACGAGATTTTGTGATACTACCCGATGCAGAATCACCTTCGGTAATGAATAAAGTGGTATTTCTTTTCGACTCTTCCTCACCTTTCTTATCGTTAAAGTGAAGACGACAGTCTCTTAATTTCTTATTATGAAGATTGGCTTTCTTTGCTCTTTCGTTGGCAATTTTCTTTACACCAGCGATTTCCTTTCTTTCTCTTTCAGATTGTTGGATACGCTTTAATAAAGCTTGCGCTACCTCAGTGTTTTTGTGTAAGAAATCGTCTAAGACTTTGCTTACGAAATCGTTTACAAAAGTACGAAGGGTAGGGCCATCAGGACCAATATGAGTAGAACCTAATTTTGTTTTCGTTTGAGATTCGAAAACAGGTTCTTGAACTCTTACCGCTACAGCCGCCACAATTGATGCTCTAATATCTGCAGCATCAAAGTTTTTTCCGAAGAAATCACGTACTGTTTTTACGATCGCCTCTCTAAATGCAGAAAGGTGAGTACCGCCTTGAGTGGTATTCTGACCGTTAACAAAAGAGTGGTAGTTCTCTCCATATTGATTCGCGTGAGTAAATGCAAATTCGATATCTTCACCTCTAAAGTGAATGATAGGATATCTGATCTGCTCTGCGTTGGTTTTTCTTTCTAATAAGTCTTTAAGACCATTTTTAGATAGGTAGCTTTTCTGATTTAGCTTTAAAGTTAAACCAGAGTTTAAGTAAGCATAGTTCCAGAATAAATCATCAAGATAGTCTGGAAGGAACCTATAATTCTTAAAAATGGTATTATCTGGCTTAAAGTAAATGGTTGTACCATTTTTCTCATTGGACTTGGCAATTGGTAAGTCATTTGTAATCTGACCTGCTTCAAACTCAGCCACCTTCTTTTCTCCATTTCTTACAGAAGAAACTCTAAAATAATTAGAAAGTGCGTTTACTGCCTTTGTACCAACACCATTAAGACCCACAGATTTTTGGAACGCATTAGAATCGTATTTGGCACCCGTGTTGATCTTAGATACACAGTCAACTACTTTCCCTAAAGGGATACCACGACCGTAATCTTTTACCAACACCGAACCATCCTCAACGGTAACATCAATCTGTTTACCGAAGCCCATCATGTGTTCGTCAATACTGTTATCTACTACTTCTTTCACCAAGACATAGATACCGTCATCAGGAGCAGAACCGTCTCCTAATTTACCGATATACATACCTGGGCGAAGTCGAATATGTTCACGAGGATCCAGTGACTTAATACTGCTCTCGTCGTAATTATTATTGTTTTCTGCCATAGTTTGTCTTCCTTTCTACACAATAATAGTTTTAAATTTGAACAAAATGAATTCTAACCGGTTAATTTGTCTTATTTTTTAGCAAAAACAAAAGAACTAAGAAACTAAGGAACTAAGCAACTAAGTTTTAGTACTTGTTGTTTTTTTCCAATACCTCATAGTTTCGTTTGCCGAGGGGGTATACTCCTCTTTTGGGAGGATGAGTAGCTTAAGAGAAGTAAAAGAACATGCTATTAAGAAGAAGATTATTTTTTGAAATTACTTCGAGGGGTTTCATCACCTCTCTTATCAAAGAATTATGCTCCCTTAGTTCCTCAGTTCCTTAGTTTCTTAGTTAAAAACGAGCGTTAACTTTGCTACCTGCTACCTAACCCACTCTCTTAATCACCACCAATCTATCTTTCCAGTAAGGAGAGAAAGCAGTTTCCTTTACACCGTCTTTAGAAGAAGTGTAGATGAAGTTAAATCCTTGTGCAGTTTTCTTAGTAATAATTCCACAGTTGCTCACACGGCTGCTTCCCTTTTGAGTAGAAAAGAAAACCAAGTCACCAGGTTGAGCATCTTCTGTTGCTACCTTTTTACCTTGTCTAGCTTGTTCTTGAGATATACGAGCTAATTTTACACCTGCAGCTTCCCAAGATAGCATTGTAAGTGCACTAGCATCAATTCCATTTTTTGATGTTCCAGCACTTTTATACGGAGTACCTACTAAAGAACGAGCCATTTCTACTGCTGTTTCAGCTTTGTCGTTCTGTGTTTTTTCTGATGTAGAAGTTGTTGTAGTAGAAGATTTTTTAACTTCTTCTTTTTTGATGGTTATAGTTGCTTCTTGTTCCTCATTATTTGATTGTGATTCATTAGATGAATCACAAGAGATAAAAGAAGTTAGTCCTAACAGTAGGATAATAGTCGTTGTTGTTTTCATGATGTATATGTTAATGTACTCTTCTGCCGAGTTTATAATATTTTTTCCAATATATATCTGATATTTCATCCTCTCTCACTCCTTTACTTGTGCTTGCATGAATAAAATATTTTCTTCCGTTTTCTACTTTAGAAATCATCCCTACATGTTTGATATAGTTTGATCCTGGCCCAGTAAAGAAAACGAGATCACCAGGCTTTAGACTAGCGAAAGCGACATATTTTCCTGTTTTAGATTGTTCTTGGGAGGTTCTTGGTAATTGTATGTTGGCCGACTGCCAAGATACCAACATCAAACCGCTACAGTCCATTCCTTTTTTAGTCGTTCCACCAATTTTGTATTTCACCCCTTTATAAGACCAAGCAGTTTTTAAAGCTGTCTTTGCTTTTCCGGCAGCCGAAATATTCTTTACTCCTTCTTCTGTAGTAGTCATGGTAGGAAGTTCATCCGAAGACTCTTGTTGGTTGGAAGGTGTAGTGCTTGAGATTCCCAAAGCCGCTGCTTCCCTTTTCTCCACCTCAGTTAACCGATCTTGTCTAGTGGCGTAGGTATATTGTTTTCCCCACTGACATGAAGTTAGTGTAGTAAGACTAATAAAAAAAAAGAAATAATATAAGCGTTTAGTGCTCATGTGTGTCTGCCATTATCGATGGATTCCTAAAATATATCGTTAAAGTAATGTTGAAAAAGTAATATTTCATTTTTACTTAATAACCATGGTTCGACGATAAACATCATTTTCTGTGGAAATATTTATCTATGAACTCAGGTTAATAATCAAGCTAGCAAAAATTATAGCAAAATAAAAAACCCTCTTAGAATATTCGTTCTAAGAGGGCCTTTTTGGGTGATGAACTCTATATTAGAGTTAGATTTTCGCAAGTTTTACGGGCAGCATCTTGTTCTGCTTTCTTCTTACTATATCCAGCACCTTCTGCTTGGACATCACCATCAATAAGAAGATTTACTTTAAACTGCTTACCGTCTTTACCACCTTGCTTTGATACAGTAAACTCTACAGCTTTACTGTTTTTCTGTGCCCACTCAATAATAAGACTTTTAAAATTGGTAGTGGTTTCGATAATTTCCTCAATATCATAATGTCTCATTAGGAGCTTATGAATGATGAAACGTCTTGTGAAATGAAAACCTCTATCTAGATAAATGGCACCAATAAAAGCTTCCATTGCATCTCCATAGATCGATTTGTGACTTAAGGCCGAATTTTTTCTTCCTTCGAAAGCCACCATCTGACTTAAACCGATTTTTACAGCTAAACGGTTTAATGATTCTCTGTTTACAATACGTGATCGAATTTCTGTTAGAAAACCTTCGTCTTTATAGGGGTATCTTTTAAATAAATATTCAGCAACCACCGAACCAAGTACGGCATCACCAAGATACTCTAGACGTTCATTGGATTCTTTAAATCCTTTTATCGCTCCACTTTCGAAAGCAACAGAAGTATGTTGCATTGCTAAATGATAAAGCTTAATGTTGAACGGTTTTCTGCCAGTGATCTGTCGAACCACTCTTGCCAATTCTTTCTCCTGATCATTATAAGAGGACACCCATCGTTTTAAGAGTTTTCCTAAAAACATAAAAAAGGTGTAGTATAAGTCTCGAAAAAAACCGAGGATGAAATTATGTTCATCTGAATTGGATGTAAATTATTACTATCGAATTCTAGATTTACCAAAAATGTGAAAAATAATTAAAATTATTGCAAAGTTTTTAGCAAAATCTTTTTAACTGATAGTAGGATAGTATAAATAATCGTATACGCTATTCATTTAAACCCTTTATGACAACACTCAAATTAAGAAATAAAAAAACCCGTTAGTAGAAAACTAACGGGTTTGAAGTTTCTTTTTTGATTAGTCTGTAACTTTCTTGAAAATCACAGAGAAGTTATGACCACCAAATCCGAATGTGTTTGATAATGCAATATTTACATCACGTTTCTTAGCCTCATTGAATGTACAATCCAATTTCGAATCAAGATTTTCATCAGGAGTTTCGAAGTTGATTGTCGGAGGAATAACACCTCTTTCAATAGACATTAAACAAGCTAAGGCTTCTACAGCTCCAGCAGCACCTAATAAGTGACCTGTCATAGATTTTGTAGATGAGATACTTACATTGTAAGCAGACTCGCCAAATACTTTTTTGATAGCATTCACTTCACCAATATCACCAAGTGGTGTAGAAGTACCGTGAACGTTGATGTAATCTACATCTTCTGGCGTAATGCCTGCATCTTTAATTGCTTCTGCCATAACACGGCTAGATCCTTCTCCTTCCGGATGTGGAGCCGTCATATGGTAAGCATCTGCAGTCATACCACCACCAATTACTTCAGCATAGATTTTAGCACCTCTAGCTTTTGCATGCTCATATTCTTCAAAGATGAATGCACCAGCACCTTCGCCAAGTACAAAACCATCTCTAGTGGCATCAAAAGGTCTAGAAGCAGATGACGGAGAATCGTTTCTAGTAGATAATGCTCTTAAAGCATTAAAACCACCGATACCAGCTTCGCAAACCGCTGCCTCTGAACCACCTGTTACGAATAGGTCAGAAATACCAAAACGGATATAGTTGAATGCATCTACCATGGCGTTTGTTGCCGATGCACAAGCTGATACAGTTGTGAAGTTTGGTCCTTTTAATCCCCAAGTCATAGAAATATGTCCAGGAATTAAATCAGGGATCATCTTAGGAATGAAAAAAGGGTTAAATCTTGGAGTACCGTCTCCGTTGGCAAATGAAGTTACCTCGTCTTGGAAAGACTTAAGTCCACCAATACCAGAACCCCAAATTACGCCAAAGCGGTTTCTATCAACAGATTCAAGATCTAAATTAGAATCATCAATTGCTTGTTTGGCTACAGCAACACCATATTGGCTTACCAAGTCCATTTTACGCAATTCTTTTCTGTCAATATACTCCTTAGCATCGAAGCCTTTCACTTCGCATGCAAATTGTGTTTTGAATTTTGAAGCGTCGAATTTAGTGATAGGTGCAGCACCGCTAACACCTTTCTCTAGATTATTCCAGTATTCTTCGACACTATTACCAAGTGGTGTAATCGCACCAATACCGGTAATAACAACTCTTCTAGGTTTCATAGAAATTTGTCTTTTGGAATATCCAAAAATAAAACAAACCTGACAGATTTAGCATCCTTTTGTTGAGGCGCTTGCTCTATCAGGTTCGCTAGCGTTTGATTCGCTTATTTAAAGGGAGTGTAAACTTATTAGTTTACGTTGTCCTCAAGGTATGCGATCGCGTGACCTACAGTTGTGATGCTTTCTGCTTTATCATCAGGAATTGAAGTGTTGAATTCTTTTTCGAATTCCATGATTAACTCAACAGTGTCAAGTGAGTCTGCACCTAAGTCGTTTGTGAAGCTAGCCTCAGGAGTAACATCTGACTCCTCAACACCTAACTTATCAACGATAATTTGTTTTACTTTTTCTGCAATTTCGGACATCTTAATAACTTTTAGTTGACCAATTGAGTTGCAAAGAAATACAACAAAATTTATTTGTGCAAATATTATTGGTCAAAAGACCGGTATTATATTATGCAAGCATACTTAAGAAAGCTTAAGTCATTGAAAATCAAACTCTTTTTTTCTTTCGAGTTTCTTTTCGAGTTTCTAAATAATTCATAAGTTCTTCCTTCGCTACTCCAATTAAGAACGTAGTTGCCTCATCTCTAAGCATTTTTCCAAAGGAAGGGATCTTGGAATTTTTACTTTCTGATAGTGGAAGTTGACCCGTATTTTTGTTTTCCTTCGCCAGTTTCTTCAAAAACTTTTTCTGACTACGTTTATTGTGGACCTTAAATCCCCATTGTGTAAGACTATAGGCAGCGACTAAAGCAGCGCCGTAGACCATCATTTTCTTTACATCACTTCTAACATCTGTGACCGTATCTGTGGCTACGTTAACTAAGTCTTCTTTATATTTTTTAGTCTCTTCTTTTAACTGAATTTTTTCAGCTTTTAATCGCTCTCTAACTTCGTTGGCAGAGACTTTCGGTTTATTATCTGTAGTTTCACTCATAATCTACACTTGATTTTCTTCATTGATATGGTCAATAGCCTGATCAATTAAAATCAAGAACTGTTGACGAATGCGACCCGTATTGGCGATAATTACACCAAATATCACCAAGCAGAAAACACCTACTATACTGAATCCTGCAAAGGGAGGCCAGGAGAAGATATAATTTACAAAAAGGGCAAAAGCCAAAGCAAAAAAGCAGAAAGCTAAAGTCATAAAGGTCAATAGAACAGTAAAGATGGCCAATAAAGCCAACATGCCCGATAACCCAGTTTTTAACTCAATACTAAATAATTTGGCATAAGTCTCTATCAACTTTACAAAAGACTGAATAATCTTATCAAACCGTTCTTTCTGAAACGCTTGTTCCTCTTCAGTAAAAATTCTATTCCTTATAGAGCTCCTCTTCGACATATATTTTATTCTTTTCCTTTATTAATTTTGATAGAGTATAACAAATATAAAAGTTATAAAGAATATCGAACCTTATTCAGTGCACATTTAACGTATTTCTTAATTAATTGATGAATATTGTTCATCTTTAAATCAACATGTCGATTGTAAATTGATACATTCTACTCCTCCGATAATTAAATTAAAGCATTATCTTTAAAAGAGTATTTGATATTCACAATCAAAATCACTCGATCTATTTTTTATTCTTAATAAGATCTTACTTGATGCTCAAAAGTATTGCACATACGCTTTTTCTACTACTGTGCTTTTCAGTCAATGTATTCAGTCAGCAAATACACCTAACACTATCTCAAGGTCATGTGGGAGAGGTCATCGAAATGGCCATTTCTGATGATGCTAAATTATTGGCTACAGTGGGTGAAGATGGCTCTTTAAAACTATGGAACACAGACGAAAAAAGACTACTTGATACCATTTTTCCACATGAATATGGAGTGTCTACGCTTTGTTTTTCGAACGATAATAAATACCTGGCAACTGCAGGTAAAGATCGTTCTGTAAAAGTATGGAGCTTAGAGGATAGAAAACTTCTTTATCAATACGATTCCTTGGATTACGATATTGTCGAAATGCGATTTGTACAAGGATACCTGCTATTTATAAATAAAGGAGGCATGATCTATCGTTTCGATTGGCAAAAAATTAAATCAACGCCAGACGGCTTGGAAGTGAAAGCCAATTTTGGCAACTTCTCCTCCATAAATTATAATAGAGAAATTAAGTGGTTAGGAGCAGGTTATATGAATGGTATGGTTGGGTTATGGAGAGGGTATGACCGACCAACGATAGAGGAAAAATTACACGACGATTGGGTATCTGATATCGACTTCGTACCAGAAGATTCTTTAGTGATTTCGGCCTCTTGGGACAAAACCATTAAAGTATGGGATGCGAATAATCGAAAAGTGGTATGTACTTTAAAATCACCTGATAATACTCCATTTATTGATATTGTCTACGCACCTTATTTCAAGATTTTATGTGTAAAAACACAAACCGATAGAGTATATTTCTATAAAGTAAACAATGGGATTATCGAAGATGAACCTGTTGGTATTAAGGATGATATGCTATTAATGAAGTTTACTAAAGACCGACGATTTGCCGCATTCACCCACAGGGATGGAAGTTTTTCGTTGTGGTCTTTGCATAAAAATCAAAAGTCCTTTGTAGAAGTAAATTGGAGGCCTCAAGCCAGTTATCCTAAATGTGCTTTGCTGGATCCTAACTCTTCAGAAGTGTCCATCGGTTTATCGAACGGAAAAATTCAAATTTGGCGTCCCAAGGTAAATACAACATCAATCGTGTTTCAAGCCCATGAAGGAAGCATCAACGCTTTATCGTACAATACAGTGAAGCAAACGCATACCACCGCTGGCTCAGATAGCTTATTAAAAATATGGAATAATCGAGGACAAAATCTTCATACTACTAAACTCAATTTTGTAGTGAAATCAATGAAGAATGTCCCTCTAAATAATCATGATTGTATTGGTGGAGATGATGGGGGAGTTTACCTTTTTAACGATATCACTCAGAACTTAAGAAAGCTCTATGATCATAATAGAGATATAATAGAAGTAAGCGTTTCTAATAGTGGGCGTTTTATATCAAGTATAAGTAGCGATCGTTCCTTAAAAATCTATGACTTTAGAGTGAACAAAGTTGTATTCTCTGATTTTATAAGTGATGTACAATTACAAGATGTATCATTTAATGAAACAGACGGGCTACTATTAGTGGGGGGGAAACATCATTTGTTTCTTTTTGATGCTGTGACTTTTAAACTGATTAAAAAAGTAGAAACTGATGCACCTATACAAACCATCAGTTACCTAAATAAATCAGACCTTTGGCTCATTGGTAAGCTTTCGGGAGAGATTGTATTGATGAATGATTCCTTGGAAAAACAAGTCAACCAATTTGACTTCACTTCGATTCCAATGGTGACTTTATTGCCCTTCGAAAAGCAAGATGTTTTCTTCACGGTAAGAAGAGACATGAGTTTGGATTTAATGGATGTGTATCAAGAAGAACCTATGGGTAAACTGATTGTGACCGATGATGGTGATTGGGTACTCAAACATGTTACCGGACTATTTGATGTTGGCGATCTGAATATGGAAAATATCTATTATGTCTACGGTAACGAAACCATCGATTTTGATCAATTAAAAGATATGTATTGGGAGCCCGGATTGGGACAGGAACTTATCGAAAGACAAGAATTAAGAAAGGTACCATCGTTAAGCGATTTAAAATTATATCCTGATGCCGAGGTGGAGCAAAAAGATAAAACCCTATGGATTCATCTTAATGATAGAGGAGGAGGAGTAGGTACAGTGTCACTTTTTATTAATAATAAGGAAGTGATTCATGACCTTAAAGATGTTGCCACTATAGAACAAAAAGATAATAAGGAGTATTATAAGGTACCCATTTCGATGCTCGAAGGTAATTTGATGGATGGTAAGAATAATGAAATCTCTGTGATTGCCACAAACCAAGAAAATACCTTGTCGGGAAGGGGACTGAAGCTACAATACAAAGGGAAAGATGTCGAATTGGAAGTGCCACCAACTTTATATGCTATTGTTGTTGGGGTATCAAATTATAGGGGACGATTACTTGATTTAAGATATGCATCTAAAGACGCTCAAGCCGTAGCTGAGGTAATTGAGGATGGGTCAGAAAATCTATTCGGCATTCAAAATACAGATATCCAATTGATATCGTCTGATGTGGAAGATAACCTTCCATCAAAAGAAAATATTAGGAAAGCATTTAAAAATGTATCCAATAAGGCGAATTCATCAGATGTTTTGTTTGTCTTTTTGGCTGGACATGGAACGGTTGGGGATAATGAAGATGGGGGGAAAGACTTTTATTTCCTCACAAAAGATATGGTCAACTCCGATATCAAAGATCATCATATCAGAACAAATTACTCTATTAATGGATCCGAACTGATGGAGTGGATCAAAGAGATTCCGATTAGTAAGCAAGTCTTTGTGATTGATGCTTGTCATGCCGGTTCCTTTTCGACAAATCAGATTGTTTCTAGAGACGATAACGAAGAAGGGTTGAAAAAGCGTGCCTTAGAGAAAATCCGTTCTAGAACAGGTATGTTTATGTTGTCGGGAGCATCAGCAGATAAAGTAAGCTACGAGTCGTCTATTTTAAAACATGGACTGCTTACGTATTCACTTTTGGATTACATGAAATTCGGTGCCCTAAACGAAGGGAAATTTGTGGATGTTCAAAACCTATTTACCTATGCGATTGACAAAGTGCCTGAATTGGCCGATGATATGCAAGGCGAGCAACAACCCGAATATAGAATGCCAAGAGGAGCAGGTAGTTTTTACATAGGAGAATTGGCTACCGATGATCGAAAAAAGATCATACTATCTCTTCAAAAAAATAGAATTGCCGATATAAATTTTGAGGAGGAGAAGACATGGATAGATCAAAAGGAGATAGAAAAGAAGTTTGTAGAGAAGATCATTTTAAACGATGAAGAGTATCCTTTTTATTATCAAAAAGGAGCGGAAGGAACAGATGTATACGAATTAAAAGGACGATATAAAGTAGGTAAAAAAGGAATCAAGTTAAACTATCGTTTAATTTCTGAGGATAAGCTGATAGGAGAATGGGAGATAACCGCTGAAAATGAGGGAGGTATAGTCGATCAGGTAATCAATCAAATGCTCTTATTATTTGATGAAAACCAGTGAAAATATTTCTCTCACTCAAAATATCTAATGAATAAAAAAAACTAAAAACTACCCTAACACCCTATTAAGTGTAATGTTTCCTTTTGTTTATGTCGTTTCAACTCAATATCTTACTGAATCAAACGATATTGAATCATCGCTTAAATAGGAATAAGACAACGTTTTCTTTTAAGCTGAATTACACTTTTAAACTAACAACATAAGTTCATTGAGCTTAAGTTAACAATGTAACATCTGCTATATGACATTAACGGCCACTTTACATGATTTACCGTTTGCGGATCGCTTATCGGAAAAAGAATTAGAACAACTATCTGCCCTTGCCACTATTATTACTTTTAACGATGGTGAAGTCATTACTGAGCAATTTGCCACCTCAGAAAACTACTATGTATTATTAAGTGGAGGAGTGGCGTATCAATTAAATGTGGGTGACCAAAGGGGTGCCTTGGAAGTGGGGAAGAGTATAGAACAGTGGACACCTATTGGATGGTCGGGCTTTAGAGAACCTTACAGATATGCAACCACAGGTTTAGCAGTTGGCACTACGGAAGTTATTTCTTGGAACAATAAAGAACTAAGACAACTTTTTGATGAATACCCTCAGATAGGGATGCATGTATTGTCATCAAGTTTATTGTTGAGCACCAATTTGCTTAGTAACGCAAGAGAATCTTGGATGCAAGGAGCTGTTGCTGTGAGTACATCAAGTTTTGAAGCCAAAAACAGTTATACCTCATTTCAAGATAAAGGGCCTCAACAAACCGTGATGGACTTTTTTAGACAGAGTTCATTTTTTAATCCTTTT includes the following:
- a CDS encoding acyl carrier protein — its product is MSEIAEKVKQIIVDKLGVEESDVTPEASFTNDLGADSLDTVELIMEFEKEFNTSIPDDKAESITTVGHAIAYLEDNVN
- a CDS encoding phage holin family protein encodes the protein MSKRSSIRNRIFTEEEQAFQKERFDKIIQSFVKLIETYAKLFSIELKTGLSGMLALLAIFTVLLTFMTLAFCFFALAFALFVNYIFSWPPFAGFSIVGVFCLVIFGVIIANTGRIRQQFLILIDQAIDHINEENQV
- a CDS encoding caspase family protein, producing MLKSIAHTLFLLLCFSVNVFSQQIHLTLSQGHVGEVIEMAISDDAKLLATVGEDGSLKLWNTDEKRLLDTIFPHEYGVSTLCFSNDNKYLATAGKDRSVKVWSLEDRKLLYQYDSLDYDIVEMRFVQGYLLFINKGGMIYRFDWQKIKSTPDGLEVKANFGNFSSINYNREIKWLGAGYMNGMVGLWRGYDRPTIEEKLHDDWVSDIDFVPEDSLVISASWDKTIKVWDANNRKVVCTLKSPDNTPFIDIVYAPYFKILCVKTQTDRVYFYKVNNGIIEDEPVGIKDDMLLMKFTKDRRFAAFTHRDGSFSLWSLHKNQKSFVEVNWRPQASYPKCALLDPNSSEVSIGLSNGKIQIWRPKVNTTSIVFQAHEGSINALSYNTVKQTHTTAGSDSLLKIWNNRGQNLHTTKLNFVVKSMKNVPLNNHDCIGGDDGGVYLFNDITQNLRKLYDHNRDIIEVSVSNSGRFISSISSDRSLKIYDFRVNKVVFSDFISDVQLQDVSFNETDGLLLVGGKHHLFLFDAVTFKLIKKVETDAPIQTISYLNKSDLWLIGKLSGEIVLMNDSLEKQVNQFDFTSIPMVTLLPFEKQDVFFTVRRDMSLDLMDVYQEEPMGKLIVTDDGDWVLKHVTGLFDVGDLNMENIYYVYGNETIDFDQLKDMYWEPGLGQELIERQELRKVPSLSDLKLYPDAEVEQKDKTLWIHLNDRGGGVGTVSLFINNKEVIHDLKDVATIEQKDNKEYYKVPISMLEGNLMDGKNNEISVIATNQENTLSGRGLKLQYKGKDVELEVPPTLYAIVVGVSNYRGRLLDLRYASKDAQAVAEVIEDGSENLFGIQNTDIQLISSDVEDNLPSKENIRKAFKNVSNKANSSDVLFVFLAGHGTVGDNEDGGKDFYFLTKDMVNSDIKDHHIRTNYSINGSELMEWIKEIPISKQVFVIDACHAGSFSTNQIVSRDDNEEGLKKRALEKIRSRTGMFMLSGASADKVSYESSILKHGLLTYSLLDYMKFGALNEGKFVDVQNLFTYAIDKVPELADDMQGEQQPEYRMPRGAGSFYIGELATDDRKKIILSLQKNRIADINFEEEKTWIDQKEIEKKFVEKIILNDEEYPFYYQKGAEGTDVYELKGRYKVGKKGIKLNYRLISEDKLIGEWEITAENEGGIVDQVINQMLLLFDENQ